In Ignavibacteria bacterium, the sequence TTCTTCAGGATCAGAAAAATGGAAGATTGAAACGGGCGGCCCGGTAATTTCAACAGCTCTTATTAATAACGGAACAGCTTATTTAGGCGGTGATGATTCAAATTATTATTCTATTGATCTTGAAAGCGGTAAAGTAAACTGGAAAGTGAACCTGCATTCAAAGTTAATAGCAGGATCTGCAAATTATCAAAATAGCAGTCTAATTACCGGTTGTGTAGATGGAAGCGTTTATTCGCTAAGCGCGGCAACCGGGGAAATTAAATGGAAAGCAGAAACTTACGGGGCAATTATATCAAGCCCGGTTATCTCAGGTAATAATGTATATGTATCCTCATATGACAGTTATATTTATTCCATTGATGCTAATTCCGGGAAAATAATCTGGAAATATATGCTTGAAAACAAAGTTAAAACTTCTCCGGTTATCTGGAAGGAATATTTATTTGTTGCAGCAGATGAAATTGTTTATTGTTTTACCAGTAGAAATGTTGAAAAGAAATTTTAAAGTAATATTAATTTTGTTCATTTTTCCTGTGCTTAACTATGCCCAGGAAATTGATTCTGCTTTGATAAATTATAATTTTATCAATTCATCCCCGCAGAATGCCGAAGTATTTGTAAATGATAAAAGAATCGGCAGTACTCCTCTTTATTTTATGTGGGCAGATAGCTTGCTGCCTAAAATATTAAAAGTTAAGCTTAAAGGATATTTGGAAGAATCAGAAACTGTTACCGGTAATGAAGTTTACAGCAGAAACTTTCTTTTAAAGCCGGATGGCGGTTATCTGATCTCAAACCCGGTGAAAGAAGATAAACAAACATATTTTAAGGAGCCAAGGAAAGTATTTCCTGTAGTTATATCATCAGTAGTTACTGCTGTAAGCGGTGTAGCTGCATATTATTTCAAATCGAAAGCATCAGAGAACCAGAAAAATTATGATATATACGGGGATCCGGCGGAGCTTGATAAAAAACGTGATAATAATCTGCTGGGAAATCTTTCTATAATCGCTCTTCAGGCCGGGTTCGGAGCATTAATGTATTTTCTTTTCCTTGATTAATGATTAGTTGAAGGAAATTCTTTTTGATATTTCCGCAAAGCTTGTATCATACCTGTACTGCACATTAAAATGGCCGCCGCTGAACTCTAAATGTGTATATTTAATTCCGTTTTGTTTCAGCTTTTCACAGAATATTCTTGCACCTGCATGAAGCTTAAATTCATCCTTCACGCCGCAATCAACGTAAATATATTTCAGCTTTTTAAGGTTAGCCCTGTATTTATTTACTATTCTTACCGGGTCAAATTTCAGCCATTTATTCCATACTGAAGGTATTATTTCACCGGTATAGATGTCAAAAGGAAGGTCAAAATTATATTCCTTACGTTTTGGATTAGGGGAGTAACATGCTGACATTCCTATAGTATTAATTATATTATGGAAATCATTACCTTTTGGCTGTTTGTTGTTTATCTGTGTTTTTATAAAATTCTGAACTGCTTTGTGGCCTTTACCATATTTCTGAATAAGCACAATAAATTCCGCAAAGTGTTCCATGTAACAATATTCAAATGCAGAGTCACCTGAATGAGTTGCCATCAAGCCAAAGGTACCCGGGTTACGCATCGCAAGCCACATTGCGCCGTAACCGCCTGATGATTTACCTGCAATGCAGCGGGAAGCCGCTTTTGGAATTGTTCTGAAATTACTGTCAATAAAAGGAACAATTTCCTTAACCATATAATCTTCATACCTGCCTGTTGCAACGGAATTAACATACTGTGAACCCCCGTATTTTGTAAAGCAATCAGGCATTACAACTATCATTTCCTTTATAGCTTTTGTTTTGATAAGCCTGTCCATTCTTTGCTGAATGTTTTCTGAAAACGGGGTGAGATTCATATTAAGCGCGCCATAACCGGTAAACCCGGATATAAGGTACAATACTGGGAATTTTTTTGTCCCATTGAAATAAGAAGGTGGAAGATAA encodes:
- a CDS encoding PEGA domain-containing protein; this encodes MFIFPVLNYAQEIDSALINYNFINSSPQNAEVFVNDKRIGSTPLYFMWADSLLPKILKVKLKGYLEESETVTGNEVYSRNFLLKPDGGYLISNPVKEDKQTYFKEPRKVFPVVISSVVTAVSGVAAYYFKSKASENQKNYDIYGDPAELDKKRDNNLLGNLSIIALQAGFGALMYFLFLD
- a CDS encoding esterase; the encoded protein is MSSEVRVVDHSSSVLKNNPLKDPYKRKILVYLPPSYFNGTKKFPVLYLISGFTGYGALNMNLTPFSENIQQRMDRLIKTKAIKEMIVVMPDCFTKYGGSQYVNSVATGRYEDYMVKEIVPFIDSNFRTIPKAASRCIAGKSSGGYGAMWLAMRNPGTFGLMATHSGDSAFEYCYMEHFAEFIVLIQKYGKGHKAVQNFIKTQINNKQPKGNDFHNIINTIGMSACYSPNPKRKEYNFDLPFDIYTGEIIPSVWNKWLKFDPVRIVNKYRANLKKLKYIYVDCGVKDEFKLHAGARIFCEKLKQNGIKYTHLEFSGGHFNVQYRYDTSFAEISKRISFN